In one window of Microbacterium dextranolyticum DNA:
- a CDS encoding PTS transporter subunit EIIC, with the protein MRRDSACRRRRIATLRATKEVAIDDVAASVTGILHALGGPGNIRSLGHCATRLRIVVADPSRVDQGALMTLPSVLGAAQVASQVQIVVGPASVDAFDRELRARLDGGDEPIGAPTDAMPPRASPWHPRRWLHPVSVLMDIVTPLLPSLVAAGLLLAVHNLLSAPGVFGSVPAMLAVPWLQGVAAVVGALGAGVFALLPVLVGFTAAARFGANPHLGAALGAALVAAPFLAGAPAGAGPGLGGGWIIAGVDVLAIDYRGTVLPVIAAAYVLARVERLWMRAVRGAARFLLVPMLTLLVAGTLAFVVIGPVMVWLGDAFADLIDAAYTAAGVLGGALFGALYPFLVMTGTHQGLVSLELGLLADGGSFIFPIAGAANLAQAGACFGVMVLARRAPRLRSFAAGAGLPAMFGIAEPAIFGITLRLRFPLVAAVIGSAAGGALLAAWHVQAVTLGAAGLAGVASIAPGSGALYLAGAGVSAALAFVLTVIWGYLGPRGRADLAAFEVPPSARSSGARPGAADTLGP; encoded by the coding sequence GTGCGGAGGGATTCCGCGTGTCGGCGTCGCCGCATCGCTACCCTGAGGGCGACGAAGGAGGTCGCCATCGACGACGTGGCCGCGAGTGTGACGGGCATCCTCCACGCACTCGGCGGCCCCGGAAACATCCGATCCCTCGGGCACTGCGCCACGCGGTTGCGGATCGTCGTGGCGGACCCTTCCCGTGTCGACCAGGGCGCGCTGATGACGCTCCCGTCCGTGCTGGGGGCAGCCCAGGTGGCGAGCCAAGTGCAGATCGTGGTCGGGCCGGCATCGGTGGACGCGTTCGATCGCGAGCTGCGCGCTCGGCTCGATGGCGGGGACGAGCCCATCGGGGCGCCGACCGATGCGATGCCCCCGCGAGCATCGCCGTGGCATCCTCGGCGATGGCTCCACCCCGTGTCGGTGCTCATGGACATCGTCACCCCTCTTCTTCCGAGCCTCGTCGCGGCCGGGCTTCTGCTGGCCGTGCACAACCTCCTCAGCGCACCGGGCGTCTTCGGATCGGTTCCGGCGATGCTCGCCGTGCCGTGGTTGCAGGGCGTCGCCGCGGTGGTGGGCGCCCTGGGAGCGGGCGTATTCGCGCTGCTTCCCGTGCTCGTCGGGTTCACCGCGGCAGCCCGATTCGGCGCCAACCCGCATCTCGGAGCGGCGCTGGGGGCAGCGCTCGTCGCAGCACCTTTCCTCGCGGGCGCGCCCGCGGGCGCGGGCCCGGGGCTTGGCGGCGGATGGATCATCGCCGGAGTGGACGTCCTGGCCATCGACTATCGCGGCACCGTCCTGCCCGTCATCGCGGCTGCCTACGTGCTCGCACGCGTGGAGCGGCTGTGGATGCGGGCCGTCCGCGGCGCCGCGCGTTTTCTGCTCGTTCCGATGCTGACGCTCCTGGTCGCCGGGACGCTCGCCTTCGTGGTCATCGGTCCTGTCATGGTCTGGCTGGGTGACGCGTTCGCCGATCTCATCGACGCGGCCTACACCGCGGCGGGTGTCCTCGGGGGTGCGCTGTTCGGGGCGCTGTATCCCTTTCTCGTGATGACGGGGACGCATCAGGGCCTCGTTTCGCTCGAACTCGGCCTGCTCGCCGACGGAGGATCGTTCATCTTTCCCATCGCGGGGGCCGCCAATCTCGCGCAGGCGGGGGCTTGCTTCGGCGTCATGGTGCTCGCGCGACGCGCTCCGAGGTTGAGATCGTTCGCCGCCGGCGCAGGGCTGCCGGCGATGTTCGGCATCGCCGAGCCCGCGATCTTCGGCATCACGCTGAGATTGCGGTTCCCCCTGGTCGCGGCCGTGATCGGCTCCGCCGCGGGCGGCGCCCTCCTCGCTGCGTGGCACGTGCAGGCCGTCACCCTCGGCGCCGCGGGGCTCGCCGGGGTGGCATCGATCGCGCCGGGATCCGGCGCTCTGTATCTCGCCGGCGCCGGCGTCAGTGCGGCACTGGCTTTCGTTCTGACGGTCATCTGGGGGTACCTCGGACCCCGCGGGAGGGCCGATCTGGCCGCCTTCGAGGTGCCGCCGTCGGCCAGGTCATCGGGCGCTCGCCCAGGTGCGGCCGATACCCTGGGGCCATGA
- a CDS encoding glycoside hydrolase family 68 protein: MTTTTRAPRRRLRRAAAIIAATAAAATLLAASPASAAVEPVPVPGFPAPTAHSQQAYDPTDDFTAKWTRADARQIAAMSDPTAPSRENSLPEEYTMPTVPKDFPDMSNDQVWVWDSWTLTDGTSNQPSFKGWEVVFSLVADRSLGFDDRHTYARLGYFYRKANVAERPANGGWTYGGHVFPDGASGAIFEDQSFSHQTEWSGSTRIFDGNKLRIFYTAVAFYRNEDGSNRKPYDPRIVQSEGRIFADENGVWMTGFRDQHDMLQADGTYYQNGAQNEFFNFRDPFTFEDPAHPGKTYMVFEGNTAAPRGERVCTAADMGYRAGDPYTETADEVMDRGAHYQLANVGLAVADNAALTEWTFLPPILSANCVNDQTERPQIYMKDGKYYLFTISHRGTYAAGIDGPEGVYGFVGDGIRSDFQPVNRGSGLALGSPSNLNFAAGKPFAPDYNQHPGQFQAYSHYVMPGGLVQSFIDTIGTSDDFVRGGTLAPTVKLDIDGSDVTVDRSYGHDGLGQWADIPSNYSHPISSASDPRPTR; encoded by the coding sequence GTGACCACGACTACGCGCGCGCCTCGGCGCCGCCTGCGGCGCGCCGCGGCGATCATCGCTGCGACCGCCGCCGCCGCGACCCTCCTGGCGGCTTCGCCGGCCTCTGCCGCCGTCGAGCCGGTGCCCGTCCCCGGATTCCCGGCGCCGACGGCCCACTCGCAGCAGGCGTACGACCCGACCGACGACTTCACGGCGAAGTGGACTCGGGCCGATGCCCGTCAGATCGCGGCGATGAGCGACCCGACAGCACCCTCGCGGGAGAACTCCCTGCCGGAGGAGTACACCATGCCGACGGTCCCGAAGGACTTCCCGGACATGAGCAACGACCAGGTCTGGGTTTGGGACAGCTGGACGCTCACCGACGGCACGAGCAACCAGCCGAGCTTCAAGGGCTGGGAGGTCGTCTTCTCCCTCGTCGCCGACCGCAGCCTCGGCTTCGACGACCGCCATACCTACGCGCGCCTCGGCTACTTCTACCGCAAGGCGAACGTCGCCGAGCGACCCGCGAACGGCGGCTGGACGTACGGCGGTCATGTGTTCCCCGACGGCGCCTCGGGTGCGATCTTCGAGGACCAGTCCTTCAGCCACCAGACCGAGTGGTCGGGCTCAACGCGCATCTTCGACGGCAACAAGCTGCGCATCTTCTACACGGCGGTCGCGTTCTACCGCAACGAGGACGGCAGCAACCGCAAGCCCTACGACCCACGCATCGTGCAGAGCGAAGGTCGCATCTTCGCCGATGAGAACGGCGTGTGGATGACCGGCTTCCGCGACCAGCACGACATGCTGCAGGCCGACGGCACCTACTACCAGAACGGCGCGCAGAACGAGTTCTTCAACTTCCGCGACCCGTTCACCTTCGAAGACCCGGCCCACCCGGGTAAGACCTACATGGTGTTCGAGGGCAACACGGCCGCCCCGCGCGGTGAGCGTGTGTGCACCGCCGCAGACATGGGCTACCGTGCCGGCGACCCGTACACCGAGACCGCCGACGAGGTCATGGACCGCGGTGCGCACTACCAGCTCGCGAACGTCGGCCTCGCCGTCGCCGACAACGCGGCCCTCACCGAGTGGACCTTCCTGCCGCCGATCCTCTCGGCGAACTGCGTCAACGACCAGACTGAGCGCCCGCAGATCTATATGAAAGACGGCAAGTACTACCTGTTCACGATCTCGCACCGCGGCACGTACGCCGCCGGTATCGATGGCCCGGAGGGCGTCTACGGATTCGTCGGAGACGGCATCCGCAGCGACTTCCAGCCGGTCAACCGCGGTTCGGGTCTCGCGCTCGGCAGTCCGTCCAACCTGAACTTCGCCGCCGGAAAGCCCTTCGCGCCGGACTACAACCAGCACCCGGGCCAGTTCCAGGCGTATTCGCACTACGTCATGCCCGGCGGGCTCGTGCAGTCCTTCATCGACACGATCGGCACGAGCGACGACTTCGTCCGCGGCGGCACTCTCGCACCGACGGTGAAGCTCGACATCGACGGCAGTGACGTGACGGTCGACCGGTCGTACGGCCACGACGGTCTCGGTCAGTGGGCCGACATCCCGTCGAACTACTCGCACCCGATCTCGTCGGCAAGCGATCCGCGCCCCACACGCTGA
- a CDS encoding choice-of-anchor L domain-containing protein yields MSPFPPSRRRRAILVGIALGAASAPVIVTSASAALAVQTLEAAPLEVSAGALVGGNVRFVSAQLVHGRDVQVGSYAGLDLSAATRSGLALSTGSLRAADPSSAADVDFTSSSLTGTNSAPTTTGDLGGAGSAELTALTGATTYDAAQVALTVVPAGDTLSIVYQFGSEEYPTWSQRDYTDALGVFVNGSLCSIVDSDPAGIRTINESTHADSFVSNLDGSHATEMNAYTTALTCTAPVRPGVETTIVAAVADTVDGQLDTTLLLGAGGITSTPAPAQPTTSPNPSAPATSDGVTGTPAGVASTGGTAGTAAQPEAASTLANTGGDGGLLIGAIAGGALLAATGAGLVIRSRRRAAAETDGS; encoded by the coding sequence ATGTCCCCCTTCCCCCCATCGCGGCGACGCCGCGCCATTCTCGTCGGTATCGCACTCGGAGCCGCATCCGCCCCAGTGATCGTGACCTCGGCGTCGGCCGCCCTCGCCGTTCAGACCCTCGAGGCTGCACCCCTCGAGGTCAGCGCCGGCGCACTCGTCGGCGGGAACGTCCGTTTCGTCTCGGCACAACTCGTACACGGCCGCGACGTGCAGGTGGGGTCCTATGCGGGCCTCGACCTGAGCGCCGCGACGCGTTCGGGCCTCGCCCTCAGCACAGGCTCGCTGCGCGCCGCGGATCCTTCATCCGCCGCCGACGTCGACTTCACCTCCTCCTCTTTGACGGGCACCAATAGCGCCCCGACCACGACCGGAGACCTCGGCGGAGCAGGCTCGGCGGAGCTCACCGCACTCACCGGAGCCACGACGTACGACGCGGCTCAGGTGGCCCTGACCGTCGTGCCGGCAGGGGACACTCTGTCAATCGTTTATCAGTTCGGCAGCGAGGAATATCCCACCTGGTCGCAGCGTGACTACACGGATGCCCTCGGCGTCTTCGTGAACGGGTCGCTGTGCTCGATCGTGGACTCCGACCCGGCAGGTATCCGCACGATCAACGAGAGCACGCATGCGGACTCCTTCGTCAGCAACCTCGACGGCTCGCACGCCACCGAGATGAACGCCTACACGACGGCGCTGACCTGTACCGCTCCGGTCCGGCCGGGTGTCGAGACCACGATCGTGGCCGCCGTCGCCGACACGGTCGACGGACAGCTCGACACGACGCTGCTGCTCGGTGCGGGCGGCATCACCTCGACGCCGGCGCCGGCGCAGCCGACGACATCACCGAACCCTTCAGCGCCGGCGACGAGCGACGGCGTGACCGGGACGCCCGCAGGCGTCGCATCGACCGGTGGCACCGCCGGTACGGCGGCGCAGCCCGAGGCAGCGAGCACCCTCGCGAACACGGGCGGTGACGGGGGACTCCTGATCGGCGCGATCGCCGGTGGAGCGCTGTTGGCCGCGACCGGCGCGGGCCTGGTCATCCGCAGCCGTCGCCGAGCCGCCGCGGAGACCGACGGATCATGA
- a CDS encoding glycoside hydrolase family 32 protein — translation MMNPADPTRQIRRRHRTFITLALAGIATIAAGALVLVLSLSHRLAPEPTVDPSASPLDGRVFDRPAAWDPFRPSYHVTPPAHWMNDPQRPIYVDGTWHLYYLYNADYPTGNGTAWYHATSDDLVHWHNEGVAIEKYRNGLGDILTGSAVIDAEGTAGFGRGAVIALVTQQDDGVQRQSVFGSTDGGYTFQPAAGNPVMQNPGVVDWRDPKVFRDEASGRWVMVLAEGRRLGFYTSPDLLSWTYVSDFSSDALGLLECPDLFEMVDPATGRRTWVLAASADGSDGGRIPGRTTGFAYWTGSWDGTRFTPDAPEPQWLDDGADFYAAVTWDDPTQPDAERLTERRTLGWINNWAYARELPTHDWQGGALSVTRSITLSEIDGRLRLRSRPIDALRTLEGDARTAPAHVIAPGAIAPLAVQPTSPAYRMRVSFERPANGELRLRLGGDAGAVTVGYDADRGAAFIVRDDSVAGRLPAVYRQAQTDPDASPGHRPASDDIVTIDILVDASSVEVFLGDGSSLTSAMYPVGAPEITTEATGAPVRITDLALSPMSLSITG, via the coding sequence ATGATGAATCCCGCCGACCCGACCCGACAGATCCGTCGCCGACACCGGACGTTCATCACCCTGGCCCTCGCCGGCATCGCGACGATCGCCGCCGGCGCGCTCGTCCTCGTGCTGTCGCTCTCCCACCGCCTGGCCCCCGAGCCGACCGTGGACCCGAGCGCGTCGCCCCTCGACGGGCGCGTGTTCGACCGCCCCGCCGCATGGGACCCGTTCCGCCCGTCGTACCACGTCACGCCGCCCGCGCACTGGATGAACGATCCGCAGCGGCCGATCTACGTCGACGGCACGTGGCACCTCTATTACCTCTACAACGCGGACTACCCCACCGGGAACGGCACCGCGTGGTACCACGCGACCTCCGACGATCTCGTGCACTGGCACAACGAAGGCGTCGCGATCGAGAAGTACCGCAACGGACTCGGCGACATCCTCACCGGCAGCGCCGTCATCGACGCCGAGGGCACGGCCGGGTTCGGCCGGGGCGCCGTCATCGCCCTCGTGACCCAGCAGGACGACGGCGTACAGCGGCAGTCGGTATTCGGTTCCACGGACGGCGGCTACACGTTCCAGCCCGCCGCGGGCAATCCGGTCATGCAGAACCCGGGGGTCGTCGACTGGCGAGACCCGAAGGTCTTCCGCGACGAGGCATCCGGCCGATGGGTGATGGTGCTCGCCGAAGGGCGTCGGCTCGGCTTCTACACCTCGCCAGACCTGCTCTCGTGGACCTACGTCTCGGACTTCTCCTCCGATGCGCTGGGCCTTCTCGAATGCCCCGACCTCTTCGAGATGGTCGACCCCGCCACGGGGCGACGCACCTGGGTGCTCGCCGCGAGCGCCGACGGCAGCGACGGCGGGCGCATCCCGGGGAGAACCACCGGTTTCGCCTACTGGACCGGCTCGTGGGACGGTACCCGCTTCACGCCGGATGCCCCCGAGCCGCAGTGGCTCGACGATGGCGCGGACTTCTACGCCGCCGTCACCTGGGACGACCCCACCCAGCCCGACGCCGAGCGACTCACCGAGCGCCGCACCCTCGGCTGGATCAACAACTGGGCCTACGCCCGCGAGCTGCCGACCCACGACTGGCAGGGGGGCGCGCTGTCGGTGACCCGCAGCATCACCCTGTCCGAGATCGACGGGCGGCTTCGACTGCGCTCACGCCCGATCGACGCGTTGCGCACCCTGGAGGGGGATGCACGGACCGCGCCCGCGCACGTCATCGCACCAGGTGCGATCGCACCTCTCGCCGTGCAGCCGACCTCTCCTGCCTACCGGATGCGGGTGAGTTTCGAGCGTCCCGCGAACGGCGAGCTCCGGCTGCGTCTGGGCGGCGACGCGGGTGCGGTGACCGTCGGCTATGACGCCGACCGTGGGGCCGCCTTCATCGTGCGCGACGACAGTGTCGCCGGGCGCCTTCCCGCGGTGTACCGGCAGGCACAGACCGACCCGGACGCCTCCCCGGGCCACCGCCCGGCATCCGACGACATCGTCACCATCGACATCCTCGTCGATGCGTCCAGCGTCGAGGTCTTTCTCGGCGATGGATCGTCGCTGACCAGCGCGATGTACCCCGTCGGCGCCCCGGAGATCACCACCGAAGCCACGGGCGCGCCGGTGCGGATCACCGACCTGGCGCTCTCACCGATGTCGCTCTCCATCACCGGCTGA
- a CDS encoding LacI family DNA-binding transcriptional regulator, which translates to MARPKLQDVAARAGVSVTTVSRVLNNRGYLSDDLRRRVKAAIDELGYRPDAIARSLIGRKSGLVGVVVPTVADPFFGELVSAIERSLAEHGYKTLLCDCQQNAEREAEYLDLLQANRVDGIITSTHNRDVAGYDQAELPIVAVDRRLAAHIPIIRSDNRAGGRLATEHLLARGSRAPLLITATDHAGNDRAASYREVMSERGLEARVRAYGYSTPVEDRRALVETWLSESGADGVFATDDLTAMMALEWAHKTGRRVPDDVRVVGYDGSAAVRQGVPGLTTVAQPIERLGARAAEVLVDRIAAPDAVMAPEPPLSIGLRVGWTS; encoded by the coding sequence GTGGCACGACCGAAGCTGCAGGACGTCGCGGCGCGGGCCGGCGTGTCTGTCACGACCGTCTCTCGCGTCTTGAACAACCGCGGCTACCTGAGCGACGATCTGCGTCGCCGTGTCAAGGCTGCCATCGACGAGCTCGGTTATCGCCCCGACGCGATCGCGCGGTCGCTCATCGGGAGAAAATCGGGGCTCGTCGGAGTCGTCGTCCCGACGGTCGCCGATCCGTTCTTCGGTGAGCTCGTCTCGGCGATCGAGCGGTCGCTCGCCGAGCACGGCTACAAAACTCTCCTCTGCGATTGCCAGCAGAACGCCGAACGCGAGGCCGAGTACCTCGACCTGCTGCAGGCCAATCGCGTCGACGGGATCATCACTTCCACGCATAACCGCGATGTGGCGGGCTACGACCAGGCCGAGCTGCCGATCGTCGCCGTGGACCGGCGGCTCGCGGCGCACATCCCGATCATCCGGAGCGACAATCGTGCGGGAGGCAGGCTCGCGACCGAGCACCTGCTCGCGCGGGGCTCGCGCGCCCCGCTCCTCATCACTGCGACAGATCACGCCGGCAACGACCGTGCGGCGTCGTATCGCGAGGTGATGTCCGAGCGGGGACTCGAGGCGCGCGTGCGTGCCTATGGGTATTCGACTCCGGTCGAGGATCGGCGCGCATTGGTCGAGACCTGGCTCTCCGAGAGCGGTGCCGATGGGGTGTTCGCCACCGACGATCTCACCGCGATGATGGCGCTCGAATGGGCGCACAAGACCGGCCGCCGAGTCCCCGACGATGTGCGCGTCGTCGGCTACGACGGGTCGGCGGCGGTGCGGCAGGGCGTCCCCGGCCTCACAACGGTGGCGCAGCCCATCGAGCGTCTCGGTGCGCGGGCGGCCGAGGTGCTCGTCGATCGGATCGCGGCTCCGGATGCCGTGATGGCGCCCGAACCGCCGCTGTCGATAGGGCTGCGGGTGGGGTGGACCAGCTGA
- a CDS encoding Cof-type HAD-IIB family hydrolase, whose translation MTPAPASSRIVFIDIDGTILEHGSRMSASTPAAIAAARANGHLVYLCTGRSAGDINPRVREIEVDGAITNGGAFAVRGGEQIVAHPMPRPLVDRMIAYFVAHDAHYFLQTDATVYVSPGVLEYAAKFRRAAHPPVDGADAAQESAAASEDVALLNHYRPLDEVDLDAVVKATFLSTSSDTLALAAGELGPEFHVIPGSIPLPGGSNGEICQQGVNKGAAIVEVLELLGRDAADAVGIGDSWNDVEMFQVVGTAVAMGNADPELQAMADIVTTDVLDDGIHNALTRLGLI comes from the coding sequence GTGACCCCCGCACCGGCTTCCTCGCGCATCGTGTTCATCGACATCGACGGGACGATCCTCGAGCACGGCTCGCGGATGTCCGCCTCGACCCCCGCGGCGATCGCCGCAGCGCGAGCGAACGGTCACCTCGTGTACCTGTGCACAGGCCGCTCGGCGGGTGACATCAACCCGCGCGTGCGCGAGATCGAGGTCGACGGCGCGATCACCAACGGCGGCGCGTTCGCCGTGCGCGGCGGCGAGCAGATCGTCGCCCACCCCATGCCGCGCCCGCTCGTCGATCGGATGATCGCGTACTTCGTGGCGCACGACGCCCACTACTTCTTGCAGACGGATGCCACCGTGTACGTCAGCCCCGGGGTGCTCGAGTACGCCGCGAAGTTCCGTCGCGCCGCCCACCCGCCCGTCGACGGAGCCGACGCAGCCCAGGAGAGCGCCGCCGCATCTGAGGACGTCGCGCTGCTCAACCACTACCGCCCGCTCGACGAGGTCGATCTCGACGCGGTCGTGAAGGCCACCTTCCTCAGCACCTCGAGCGACACCCTGGCCCTCGCCGCCGGCGAGCTGGGCCCCGAGTTCCACGTCATCCCCGGTTCGATCCCCCTGCCGGGTGGATCGAATGGCGAGATCTGCCAGCAGGGCGTGAACAAGGGCGCCGCGATCGTCGAGGTGCTCGAGCTCCTCGGACGCGACGCCGCCGACGCGGTCGGCATCGGCGACAGCTGGAACGACGTCGAGATGTTCCAGGTCGTCGGCACAGCGGTCGCGATGGGGAACGCCGACCCGGAGCTGCAGGCGATGGCTGACATCGTCACGACGGACGTGCTCGACGACGGCATCCACAACGCGCTGACGCGTCTCGGCCTGATCTGA
- a CDS encoding SDR family oxidoreductase yields the protein MNTLAGKTILMSGGSRGIGLAIALRAARDGANIALLAKTDTPHPKLEGTVHTAAAAIEAAGGRALPIVGDVRSDDDITEAVLKTQGEFGGIDIVVNNASVIDLAGSLDLAVKKYDLMQDVNVRGTFMLSRAAVPALRDAANPHILSLSPPLNLSPRWLGAHTGYTLAKYGMTMATLGIAAEFASDGIAANTLWPETTIATAAVQFALGGDRMMKVSRTPEVYADAAYEVLTRPAGERTGQTLIVEQVLRDAGVTDFSGYAATPGTPDSELFPDIFL from the coding sequence ATGAACACCCTCGCCGGAAAGACCATCCTGATGTCGGGCGGCAGTCGCGGCATCGGCCTCGCGATCGCGTTGCGTGCCGCGCGCGACGGCGCGAACATCGCGCTGCTCGCCAAGACCGACACCCCGCACCCGAAGCTCGAGGGCACCGTCCACACCGCGGCGGCGGCGATCGAGGCCGCCGGCGGTCGTGCGCTGCCGATCGTCGGCGACGTCCGGAGCGACGACGACATCACCGAGGCCGTGCTGAAGACCCAGGGCGAATTCGGCGGCATCGACATCGTCGTCAACAACGCCTCGGTCATCGATCTGGCGGGCTCACTCGACCTCGCCGTGAAGAAGTACGACCTCATGCAGGACGTCAACGTGCGCGGCACGTTCATGCTCTCGCGGGCCGCCGTTCCCGCGTTGAGGGATGCCGCGAACCCGCACATCCTCTCGCTCTCGCCGCCGCTGAACCTCAGCCCGCGCTGGCTGGGTGCGCACACGGGCTACACGCTCGCCAAGTACGGCATGACGATGGCGACGCTCGGCATCGCTGCCGAGTTCGCGTCAGACGGCATCGCGGCGAACACCCTGTGGCCCGAGACCACGATCGCGACCGCGGCCGTGCAGTTCGCGCTCGGCGGCGACCGGATGATGAAGGTCAGCCGCACCCCCGAGGTCTACGCCGATGCCGCCTACGAGGTGCTCACCCGTCCGGCGGGGGAGCGCACGGGGCAAACTCTCATCGTCGAGCAGGTGCTGCGGGATGCCGGTGTCACCGACTTCTCCGGCTATGCCGCGACGCCCGGGACGCCCGACAGCGAGCTGTTCCCCGACATCTTCCTCTGA
- a CDS encoding enoyl-CoA hydratase/isomerase family protein has translation MSDSILYVREGALARVTFNRPSALNAMGFEMGRRWRDLALEITADPGVGTALLDARGPAFCAGGDVIEMASSGADGSDVTAAAEAIHAGIRAFVESDIPVVAAVQGAVAGGGLGLMLTADYVIAATRARFVSRYANIGLSPDLGVSTLLPAAVGQTRALRLLLQDETLDAETALDWGLVSEIADDPAQRAEEVAAFWLANATGAFAQAKRLVRAGARRAFAENLADEARTIGARFDTPEAQIRVSAFAAASRVKTAAPAAPAAPGASEGSRGSGGSRGAETPDASSESAISAASAAAPSAAAPAPEPPTAPETSPRPQEHA, from the coding sequence ATGAGCGATTCGATCCTGTACGTCCGCGAGGGCGCGCTCGCGCGCGTCACGTTCAACCGGCCGTCCGCACTCAACGCCATGGGGTTCGAGATGGGGCGGCGGTGGCGTGACCTCGCCCTCGAGATCACGGCCGACCCCGGCGTCGGAACGGCGCTGCTGGATGCCCGTGGCCCCGCGTTCTGCGCGGGTGGCGACGTCATCGAGATGGCATCCTCCGGCGCGGACGGGAGCGACGTGACGGCGGCGGCAGAAGCGATCCATGCGGGCATCCGCGCGTTCGTCGAGTCCGACATCCCGGTGGTCGCCGCCGTCCAGGGTGCCGTCGCCGGCGGCGGGCTGGGTCTCATGCTGACCGCCGACTACGTGATCGCCGCCACTCGGGCGCGCTTCGTCAGCCGGTACGCGAACATCGGCCTGAGCCCCGATCTCGGAGTGTCGACGCTCCTTCCCGCGGCCGTCGGTCAGACGCGCGCGCTGCGCCTGCTGCTGCAGGACGAGACCCTCGATGCCGAGACGGCGCTGGATTGGGGCTTGGTCTCGGAAATCGCCGACGACCCCGCTCAGCGAGCCGAGGAGGTCGCCGCGTTCTGGCTTGCGAACGCCACGGGCGCCTTCGCACAGGCCAAGCGCCTCGTCCGCGCGGGAGCGCGGCGCGCCTTCGCCGAGAACCTGGCCGACGAGGCGCGCACGATCGGCGCCCGCTTCGACACCCCCGAGGCGCAGATCCGTGTTTCGGCGTTCGCCGCGGCATCCCGTGTGAAGACGGCAGCGCCCGCAGCGCCGGCAGCACCCGGCGCGTCCGAGGGTTCCCGAGGATCCGGCGGTTCGCGAGGAGCTGAGACGCCGGATGCCTCCTCAGAATCCGCCATCTCCGCGGCATCCGCCGCAGCACCATCCGCCGCCGCACCAGCCCCCGAACCCCCGACCGCACCCGAGACCTCGCCCCGACCGCAGGAGCACGCATGA
- a CDS encoding SDR family NAD(P)-dependent oxidoreductase, with product MEIVGASTLVTGGASGLGFATARRLAEAGAHVVIVDLPASAGAERAAELGATFAPADVTDPGQMADAVAAAVAVAPLRVVVNCAGIAPPAKVLDRDGHPTDLAHFERIVRINLVGTYNVIAQASAAITRTDPVDGGDRGVIVNTASVAAFDGQIGQPAYSASKGGVHAMTLPIARELARHGIRVCTIAPGIMETPMLAGLPDAAQESLGQQVPYPARLGRPDEYASLVLEIVRNGYLNGETIRLDGAIRMAPR from the coding sequence ATGGAGATCGTCGGCGCATCCACTCTCGTCACCGGCGGCGCCAGCGGGCTGGGCTTCGCGACTGCGCGGCGTCTGGCCGAGGCCGGCGCCCACGTCGTGATCGTCGATCTGCCCGCATCGGCCGGTGCCGAGCGGGCAGCTGAGCTGGGCGCGACCTTCGCACCCGCCGACGTCACCGACCCCGGCCAGATGGCCGACGCCGTTGCCGCGGCCGTCGCGGTGGCGCCGTTGCGCGTCGTCGTCAACTGCGCGGGCATCGCGCCGCCCGCCAAGGTCCTGGACCGTGACGGGCATCCCACCGACCTCGCGCATTTCGAGCGCATCGTGCGCATCAACCTCGTCGGCACGTACAACGTCATCGCCCAGGCATCCGCCGCCATCACGCGCACCGATCCTGTCGACGGAGGCGACCGCGGCGTCATCGTCAACACGGCCTCGGTGGCCGCCTTCGACGGCCAGATCGGGCAGCCCGCCTACTCCGCGAGCAAGGGCGGCGTGCACGCCATGACGCTGCCGATCGCCCGCGAGCTCGCGCGCCATGGCATCCGGGTCTGCACGATCGCGCCCGGGATCATGGAGACGCCGATGCTCGCGGGGTTGCCCGACGCGGCCCAGGAGAGCCTCGGCCAGCAGGTGCCCTACCCGGCGCGGCTCGGCCGGCCCGACGAATACGCGAGCCTCGTGCTCGAGATCGTGCGCAACGGGTACCTCAACGGTGAGACCATCCGCCTCGACGGTGCGATCCGGATGGCGCCTCGATGA
- a CDS encoding DUF488 domain-containing protein, which produces MQLHVKHVYDEATDADGFRVLVDRLWPRGLSKERARVDLWAKEVAPSAELRRAVHHEGMSWPDFSARYRDELAADGGVARVRDEIAGHAVVTLLFASHDEEHNGAVVLQELLGASE; this is translated from the coding sequence ATGCAACTGCACGTCAAGCACGTCTACGACGAGGCGACGGATGCCGACGGCTTCCGCGTGCTCGTCGATCGGCTGTGGCCGCGCGGCCTGTCCAAGGAGCGGGCGAGAGTCGACCTGTGGGCGAAGGAGGTCGCGCCGTCTGCGGAGCTGCGCCGCGCCGTCCACCACGAGGGGATGTCCTGGCCCGATTTCTCGGCCCGGTACCGCGACGAGCTTGCCGCCGACGGTGGAGTCGCGCGAGTGCGAGACGAGATCGCGGGGCACGCCGTGGTCACGCTCCTGTTCGCCTCGCACGACGAGGAACACAACGGCGCCGTCGTTCTGCAGGAACTACTCGGCGCGAGCGAGTGA